In a single window of the Biomphalaria glabrata chromosome 5, xgBioGlab47.1, whole genome shotgun sequence genome:
- the LOC129926174 gene encoding uncharacterized protein LOC129926174, with the protein MSTIKQSLIEHDRQKYKNVLLIFQFQPGDTEQRKTSFCSQILSLFDINGQLKIHPWAFHGLTYNEKIRILDVTEQLKKGNLRFSQCVSIKVIESILKNYELQFDRQIFEREKQLSVYFNQNLRDVTINERTIFDNIKPSEIKRLFDLLRNNAKLKTNLPLMVVFAGLNQVSNVSDFCACGEFIYRALSKSTNGTAILQNLVSKESKAIENFMENDAVKKDYKNRFTVIVNRCSELMVNDCLHFSSPMTFANHFSKHGAEVCPSDQVNEETYLRLANEHVMQGHDRVKVILTQDGTSIKHTYKFDQKLAIVIEDVKTGRKCIATFFKPRT; encoded by the coding sequence ATGTCAACTATAAAACAATCTTTAATAGAACATGACcgacaaaaatataaaaatgtattactaaTTTTTCAATTTCAACCTGGTGACACAGAACAAAGAAAAACTAGTTTTTGTAGCCAAATTCTTTCTTTATTTGATATAAATGGTCAATTGAAGATTCATCCCTGGGCCTTCCATGGCCTAACTTACAACGAGAAAATACGAATTCTTGATGTAACTGAACAGCTGAAGAAAGGGAATTTACGTTTTTCACAATGTGTCAGTATCAAAGTAATtgaatcaatattaaaaaattacgaGCTTCAGTTCGACAGACAGATCtttgaaagagaaaaacagCTTTCAGTTTATTTTAATCAGAATTTGAGAGATGTTACTATTAATGAAAGAACTATTTTTGATAATATTAAACCTTCGGAAATCAAACGTTTATTTGACCTCCTTCGGAATAATGCTAAACTGAAAACCAATTTGCCTCTTATGGTTGTGTTTGCAGGACTAAATCAAGTTAGTAACGTCTCTGACTTCTGTGCATGTGGGGAATTTATCTACAGAGCGTTAAGTAAAAGCACTAATGGTACAGCTATTTTGCAGAATTTAGTATCCAAAGAAAGTAAAGCCATAGAAAACTTTATGGAAAATGACGCTGttaaaaaagattacaaaaatAGATTCACAGTCATTGTAAATAGATGCTCAGAGTTAATGGTAAATGACTGTTTACATTTCTCAAGTCCTATGACATTTGCCAATCATTTCTCTAAGCACGGGGCCGAGGTTTGCCCTTCTGATCAAGTGAACGAGGAGACTTACCTGAGGTTAGCCAACGAGCATGTGATGCAAGGCCATGATAGAGTCAAAGTGATACTGACACAAGATGGAACATCCATTAAGCATACTTACAAATTTGACCAAAAACTAGCAATAGTTATAGAGGATGTTAAGACTGGTCGCAAATGCATtgctacattttttaaaccacggacataa